TTTTTAGTTTTAGCTTTATTTATATTAAAAGGAATTAAATCAGAATTTATGCCTAAATTGAATGAAGGTACAATTCTTTATATGCCTACCACTTTTCCTGGAATTTCTATTGAGCAAGCACAAAAGGTTTTAAGTGTTCAGAATAAAATACTTAAATCTTTTCCTGAGGTTTTACATGTATATGGTAAAGC
The genomic region above belongs to Spirochaetota bacterium and contains:
- a CDS encoding efflux RND transporter permease subunit, whose amino-acid sequence is PICKISLEKTKFVLFFAFIFLVLALFILKGIKSEFMPKLNEGTILYMPTTFPGISIEQAQKVLSVQNKILKSFPEVLHVYGKA